The proteins below are encoded in one region of Halalkalicoccus jeotgali B3:
- a CDS encoding CDP-alcohol phosphatidyltransferase family protein, with translation MSDAYVDRTLRKLRLRWVAVATIATVATALSFGGLRLLLADDLARRWLLLTVPVLAYELALLWYVLPRNREEGRLLASFGPGTQLTLARGVLIAFLAGFLLLSRPTESLVWLPALLYGAAALADYVDGTLARLTDHVTTLGARLDTEFDALGILIAPLLAVLYGQLPVWYLSVSAARYLFVFGRWLRRRRDRPVFALPPRASRRYLAGLQMAFLTLVLSPVVTPPVTTVGAVFVAVPFIVGFVRDWLYVSGRLSEPTQEQ, from the coding sequence ATGAGCGACGCCTACGTCGACCGGACCCTCCGCAAACTCCGGCTGCGGTGGGTCGCCGTCGCGACGATCGCGACGGTCGCGACCGCCCTCTCCTTTGGCGGGCTTCGCCTGCTTCTAGCCGACGATCTGGCTCGCCGGTGGCTCCTGCTTACCGTCCCGGTTCTGGCCTACGAACTCGCGTTGCTCTGGTATGTTCTCCCCCGGAACCGGGAGGAGGGGCGGTTGCTCGCTTCGTTCGGCCCCGGAACGCAACTGACACTCGCCCGCGGCGTGTTGATCGCCTTCCTCGCGGGCTTTCTCCTCCTGTCCCGGCCCACCGAGTCGCTCGTCTGGCTGCCGGCGCTGCTCTACGGTGCGGCCGCGCTCGCGGATTACGTCGACGGAACGCTCGCCCGGTTGACCGATCACGTCACGACGCTTGGCGCACGGCTGGACACCGAGTTCGACGCGCTCGGGATCCTGATCGCCCCGCTTTTGGCCGTCCTGTACGGCCAACTGCCCGTCTGGTACCTCTCGGTCAGCGCCGCGCGCTACCTGTTCGTGTTCGGGCGCTGGCTCCGTCGACGCCGCGACCGTCCCGTCTTCGCCCTCCCGCCACGCGCGAGCCGCCGCTACCTCGCTGGCCTCCAGATGGCCTTTCTGACCCTCGTCCTCTCGCCGGTCGTCACGCCACCGGTCACGACCGTCGGGGCCGTCTTCGTCGCCGTCCCCTTTATCGTCGGGTTCGTCCGCGACTGGCTGTACGTCTCCGGCCGACTGTCCGAGCCGACACAAGAACAATGA
- a CDS encoding FkbM family methyltransferase, whose protein sequence is MPRNTTISGALLALFRALYRLPSVLPALPNAVYYRLAGANYRYQLVATEKRVREGSFRSYELYHRHGNDWLLAALLDRCRDGDVVVDVGANTGVYSLSVAAEYPDATAVAIEPNPEIAGALRANVAASGFEDRIGTLELGVGAEEGSLPFYRSSYHELGSFNRFNAARFGAHVVGTETVPIRTLDALVSTGRVPPPDHLKVDVEGFGPEVLRGAREVLATHRPFVYVEPHARHAGEPDDRGESAAGMRELLAGSGYAIIPGEDGWICLPESP, encoded by the coding sequence ATGCCTCGCAACACCACCATCAGTGGTGCTCTCTTGGCGCTCTTCCGGGCGCTGTACCGTCTCCCGTCGGTCCTCCCCGCGCTCCCGAACGCCGTCTACTACCGACTCGCGGGCGCGAACTACCGCTACCAACTGGTGGCGACGGAAAAACGGGTGCGCGAGGGCTCGTTTCGCAGCTACGAACTCTATCATCGCCACGGCAACGACTGGCTGCTCGCGGCGCTGCTGGACCGCTGTCGCGACGGCGACGTAGTCGTGGACGTCGGCGCGAACACCGGCGTGTACTCGCTTTCGGTCGCCGCCGAGTACCCCGACGCGACCGCGGTGGCGATCGAACCGAACCCCGAAATCGCCGGGGCACTTCGGGCGAACGTGGCCGCGAGCGGGTTCGAGGACCGAATCGGAACCCTCGAACTCGGCGTCGGTGCCGAGGAGGGCTCGCTGCCCTTCTATCGCTCCTCGTATCACGAACTCGGGTCGTTCAACCGGTTCAACGCCGCTCGATTCGGAGCCCACGTCGTCGGCACCGAGACGGTTCCGATCCGGACGCTCGATGCGCTCGTCTCGACGGGGCGGGTCCCGCCGCCGGACCACCTCAAGGTCGACGTCGAGGGGTTCGGCCCCGAGGTCCTCCGCGGGGCACGGGAGGTCCTCGCGACCCACCGCCCGTTCGTCTACGTCGAGCCCCACGCCCGACACGCGGGCGAACCCGACGACCGTGGGGAGAGCGCGGCCGGGATGCGCGAACTGCTCGCCGGGAGCGGCTACGCGATCATCCCCGGCGAGGACGGCTGGATCTGCCTTCCCGAGTCGCCATGA